The following are encoded together in the Gilvimarinus sp. DA14 genome:
- the pal gene encoding peptidoglycan-associated lipoprotein Pal yields the protein MITKAMKQGLTFAFVMAFLVGCSSTDTKTDDADTGANGGGVTTGTADGGTLGSSDGSQDGMQDLETIIYFDFDQAVLQPEARTLLLAHAEQLRGTNTSVRLEGHADERGSREYNMALGERRANAVRDFLVLQGVNRSNLEVISYGEERPLSLGSGESAWSKNRRVEIDY from the coding sequence ATGATTACTAAAGCAATGAAACAGGGTCTGACTTTTGCGTTTGTTATGGCATTTTTGGTGGGTTGTTCCAGCACCGACACCAAAACTGACGATGCCGACACTGGCGCAAATGGCGGTGGCGTAACCACCGGCACTGCAGATGGCGGCACCTTGGGTTCCAGCGACGGCTCGCAAGACGGTATGCAAGATCTGGAAACCATTATTTACTTCGACTTTGATCAGGCGGTACTGCAACCTGAAGCTCGCACCTTGTTGCTGGCGCACGCCGAGCAGCTGCGCGGCACCAACACTTCTGTGCGCTTGGAAGGTCACGCTGATGAGCGCGGTTCGCGCGAGTACAACATGGCTCTGGGCGAGCGTCGTGCCAACGCTGTGCGTGATTTCCTGGTACTGCAAGGTGTAAACCGCAGCAACCTGGAAGTGATCAGCTACGGTGAAGAGCGTCCTCTGTCTCTGGGTAGCGGTGAGTCAGCCTGGAGCAAAAACCGTCGCGTAGAAATCGACTACTAA
- a CDS encoding YbgF trimerization domain-containing protein translates to MKNHLLLTAVFAAVFSVSTQAQVQVVDSPVQKASGASAPAANGNLNTNQQAELFYQLQTLQQEVMNLRGLVEEQAFELKRLKQQRLDDYLDLDRRISALTTGTTPETSPAATSFTPSGSAATTAPAVAAGNPESVSSTTSVAAALPSGVSEGASEAEVYGAAYDLLKQRQIDASVAGFKAHLERFPQGEYASNSYYWLGEIYLLKNDLPEAQRWFGDLLAEFPDSRKVPDAQFKLGKVYHLQGQNDRAQELLNIVAASNADASRLAKQYLQENF, encoded by the coding sequence ATGAAGAACCACCTGTTGTTAACGGCCGTTTTCGCGGCCGTTTTCTCTGTCAGTACACAGGCTCAGGTTCAGGTAGTGGACTCCCCGGTGCAGAAAGCATCGGGGGCGTCCGCTCCCGCTGCTAACGGCAACCTGAACACCAACCAACAAGCCGAACTTTTCTATCAGCTCCAGACGTTACAGCAAGAAGTGATGAACCTGCGCGGTCTGGTGGAAGAGCAAGCGTTCGAATTAAAGCGGTTAAAGCAGCAGCGCTTGGACGATTACCTTGATCTGGATCGTCGTATCAGCGCGTTGACCACCGGTACTACCCCTGAAACATCTCCTGCGGCAACCTCTTTTACGCCTAGCGGCTCTGCTGCTACGACTGCGCCCGCCGTTGCAGCCGGCAATCCAGAATCAGTTTCATCGACTACATCGGTGGCGGCAGCACTGCCTTCTGGTGTCAGCGAAGGTGCCAGTGAAGCTGAAGTTTATGGCGCCGCGTATGATCTGCTCAAGCAGCGTCAAATCGATGCGTCGGTAGCTGGTTTTAAAGCCCACTTAGAGCGCTTTCCACAGGGCGAGTATGCTTCTAACAGTTACTATTGGCTGGGTGAGATTTACCTGCTGAAAAATGACTTGCCTGAAGCGCAGCGCTGGTTCGGCGATTTGCTGGCGGAATTCCCGGACAGCCGTAAGGTGCCGGACGCCCAGTTCAAATTGGGTAAGGTCTACCACCTGCAGGGGCAAAATGATCGTGCCCAAGAGTTGCTGAATATTGTCGCTGCAAGCAATGCCGATGCGTCGCGCCTAGCGAAACAGTATTTACAGGAAAACTTCTAG
- the ppnN gene encoding nucleotide 5'-monophosphate nucleosidase PpnN: MPQSQLPYQHTHRESGTYHTIDAIISPQDQLNILSKAEVAKLLDVSQSGLYKLFRSCSLAVLNCGNSLDDGKELMERYPDFAISVIQEERGIKLDVKGAPASAFVDGKMIRGISEHLFAVLRDVIFASSDDRLSRVLQSAAPEATTDAVFHMLRNADIIRPKVDPNVVVCWGGHSISMGEYDYTKKVGYQMGLRGLDICTGCGPGAMKGPMKGATIGHAKQRLGVGRYIGITEPGIIAAEAPNPIVNELAIMPDIEKRLEAFVRAGHGIVVFPGGAGTAEEILYLLGILLHPDNRELPFPLVFTGPSSAADYFRQIDQFIGATLGPEAQQKYQIIIDNPEAVAHAMVAGIASVRAFRKNTDDAYYFNWQLKISPDFQQPFAPTHTNMSNLQLSRDLNNHTLAANLRRAFSGIVAGNVKEEGIRAIEKHGLFEISGEQSIMQPVDALLTAFQQQGRMKLPGSHYTPCYRIV; encoded by the coding sequence ATGCCTCAAAGTCAGTTACCTTATCAGCACACTCATCGTGAAAGCGGTACCTACCACACCATCGATGCCATTATCTCGCCGCAAGACCAACTGAATATTCTCTCTAAGGCGGAAGTAGCAAAGCTTTTAGACGTCAGCCAAAGCGGTCTTTATAAATTGTTTCGCAGTTGTTCGCTCGCGGTACTCAACTGCGGCAACTCTCTGGATGACGGTAAGGAATTGATGGAACGCTACCCGGACTTCGCTATCAGCGTGATCCAGGAGGAGCGCGGGATAAAGCTGGATGTAAAAGGCGCTCCCGCCAGTGCTTTCGTCGATGGCAAAATGATTCGCGGCATCAGCGAGCACTTGTTTGCGGTATTGCGCGACGTAATATTTGCCAGTAGCGATGACCGCTTGAGCCGAGTACTGCAAAGCGCAGCCCCCGAGGCAACCACCGACGCCGTGTTTCATATGCTGCGTAACGCCGACATCATTCGTCCTAAAGTGGACCCCAATGTAGTGGTCTGCTGGGGCGGGCACTCCATCAGTATGGGCGAATACGACTACACTAAAAAAGTCGGCTACCAAATGGGCCTGCGCGGCCTGGATATCTGCACGGGTTGCGGCCCGGGCGCAATGAAGGGTCCGATGAAAGGCGCCACCATCGGCCACGCCAAGCAACGTCTGGGCGTTGGGCGTTATATCGGCATCACCGAACCCGGTATTATCGCCGCCGAAGCGCCCAACCCTATTGTTAACGAGCTGGCGATCATGCCAGATATCGAGAAGCGTCTGGAAGCTTTTGTGCGGGCTGGCCATGGCATCGTGGTGTTTCCCGGCGGCGCGGGGACGGCGGAAGAAATCCTCTATTTACTCGGCATTCTGCTTCACCCAGACAACCGTGAACTGCCCTTCCCTTTAGTGTTCACCGGCCCATCCAGCGCCGCTGATTACTTTCGCCAAATCGATCAGTTTATCGGTGCGACTCTAGGCCCCGAAGCGCAGCAAAAATACCAGATTATTATCGATAACCCTGAAGCCGTCGCCCACGCCATGGTTGCGGGGATTGCATCGGTGCGGGCCTTTCGTAAAAACACTGACGATGCTTACTACTTTAACTGGCAACTCAAGATATCGCCGGACTTTCAGCAGCCGTTTGCCCCTACCCACACTAATATGAGCAACCTGCAGCTAAGCCGCGACCTGAACAACCACACCCTGGCGGCCAATCTTAGACGAGCCTTTTCCGGCATTGTGGCGGGGAACGTAAAAGAAGAAGGGATTCGCGCGATTGAAAAGCACGGCTTATTCGAAATTAGTGGCGAGCAGAGCATTATGCAACCGGTTGATGCCCTGTTGACCGCATTCCAACAACAGGGCCGCATGAAGCTGCCGGGAAGCCACTACACTCCCTGCTACCGAATTGTGTAA
- a CDS encoding urease accessory protein UreD, producing the protein MTLIAQPAEGLSIPSRDSSAQISRSWLASLTLRLAHRGGATRVTRAKHQGPLRVQRPFYPEGQLAHVYLLHPPGGLVVGDQLTLDMATESGAQALVTTPSAGKVYSLKALRHSNKSITQEQTISLRVEPHSSLEWLPQETIIFNGANARLHTRVDAHKDSRFCLWDIVCLGRPACDETFNDGELLQTLEVSLEGLPILRERNRVCGGDPIMQQPWGLQGATAFGTMVAKVSIPRDDIDQLLEHLAAEHSDQGASWGITQKQGLLIARYLGPSAAQCRIGFAAIWAAIRPTMIGREAVQPRIWNT; encoded by the coding sequence TTGACCTTAATTGCCCAGCCAGCGGAGGGTTTAAGTATCCCCTCCCGCGATAGTTCTGCACAAATTTCACGCTCCTGGCTCGCCAGTTTAACGCTGCGCCTGGCGCACAGAGGTGGGGCTACCCGAGTTACCCGCGCGAAACACCAGGGCCCCCTGCGTGTACAGAGGCCGTTCTATCCTGAAGGCCAATTAGCTCATGTGTATTTGCTGCATCCACCGGGCGGGTTGGTGGTTGGCGATCAACTGACGTTAGACATGGCCACCGAGAGTGGTGCGCAAGCGCTGGTCACTACGCCCTCGGCGGGGAAGGTGTATTCGCTAAAGGCGTTGCGTCACAGTAACAAAAGTATCACCCAGGAGCAGACGATCTCTTTACGGGTGGAACCCCACAGCTCACTTGAGTGGTTGCCGCAAGAGACAATCATTTTTAACGGTGCCAACGCCAGGTTGCATACCCGAGTCGATGCACACAAAGACAGTCGGTTTTGTTTGTGGGATATTGTCTGCTTGGGGCGTCCCGCTTGCGATGAGACTTTTAACGACGGCGAATTGCTGCAAACCTTAGAAGTGAGTCTGGAGGGGCTGCCTATACTTCGCGAGCGTAACCGCGTCTGCGGGGGTGATCCAATTATGCAGCAGCCCTGGGGCCTGCAAGGGGCTACCGCGTTTGGCACTATGGTGGCAAAAGTCAGTATCCCTCGCGACGACATCGATCAATTACTTGAGCACTTGGCGGCAGAGCACAGCGATCAAGGCGCAAGTTGGGGGATTACGCAAAAGCAGGGCTTGTTGATTGCCCGTTATTTAGGCCCAAGTGCCGCACAGTGTCGCATTGGTTTTGCGGCTATTTGGGCAGCAATCCGCCCGACTATGATAGGCCGCGAAGCTGTGCAACCGAGAATCTGGAATACGTAA